A part of Lacinutrix sp. 5H-3-7-4 genomic DNA contains:
- a CDS encoding T9SS type A sorting domain-containing protein — protein MKNYLLIIIAFFLAISQNLQAQYNKEIIAKTWLTQNREVLEIQENHTFEMLFSKAGFSGETFRFYQILNGIQVFDAEITIHVSNNNVVTYYASTYDASVETINTIPQITQNEAFEIAKNEINAGEIAFKKEELFIYNKQETTILAYVVKIEPKQTPIGSWEIIVNAETGTVINVENKALNHKDKNKKKEEPKAKNSNMMMLVNGSGFVFETDPLTATNNVYGGQYVDNNDATNAALDAARTNVTLLDITQTGGQYYLEGPYAEVVDFESPSKGLFNQVSSAFNFNRQQDGFEAVNVYYHIDKSMRYINETLGINLMPYQYTTGVKVDPSGLSGSDNSHYLGGSGSLSFGEGCVDDAEDADVVLHELGHGLHDWLTNGGLSQVNGLSEGCGDYWANSYKRSLGQWNTTDASYYYVFGWDGHNTCWNGRVTNYGAQYPSGLIGQIHTDGQMWATTLMEIWEDIGREKTDKAFLEGLAMTNSGTNQQNAAIAVRQAAIDMGTAHGYTCEDIQAITNRFTAQGYNMPAYNCNLSVDEFNVNTVAIYPNPTNGLISFKNLTGLHNVSVINMLGQKVMTGTINTTNNVLNVSKLFTGTYFIKLTGVDKVLKFIKK, from the coding sequence ATGAAAAATTACCTGCTTATAATTATTGCATTCTTTTTAGCTATTTCGCAAAATTTACAAGCTCAATATAATAAGGAAATTATAGCAAAAACATGGTTAACTCAAAACCGTGAGGTGTTAGAGATACAAGAAAACCATACTTTCGAAATGCTTTTTAGTAAAGCGGGATTTTCTGGAGAAACCTTTAGGTTTTACCAAATACTTAACGGTATTCAGGTTTTTGATGCAGAAATTACTATTCATGTATCAAATAACAATGTCGTTACTTATTACGCTAGTACTTATGATGCTAGTGTAGAAACAATAAATACAATACCACAAATAACACAAAATGAGGCTTTTGAGATTGCTAAAAATGAAATTAATGCAGGAGAAATTGCTTTTAAAAAAGAAGAGCTTTTCATTTACAATAAGCAAGAAACTACAATACTAGCTTATGTGGTTAAAATAGAACCTAAACAAACACCAATAGGTAGTTGGGAAATAATTGTAAACGCAGAAACAGGAACAGTTATTAATGTTGAAAATAAAGCATTAAACCATAAAGACAAGAACAAGAAAAAGGAAGAACCAAAAGCAAAAAATAGTAACATGATGATGTTAGTAAATGGAAGTGGTTTTGTTTTTGAAACCGACCCACTAACAGCAACAAATAATGTTTATGGTGGCCAATATGTAGATAATAATGATGCGACTAATGCAGCATTAGATGCGGCAAGAACAAATGTAACTTTATTAGATATTACCCAAACTGGTGGCCAATATTATTTAGAAGGACCTTATGCTGAGGTTGTAGATTTCGAATCGCCAAGTAAAGGTTTATTTAATCAAGTATCAAGTGCATTTAATTTTAATAGACAGCAAGACGGCTTTGAAGCTGTAAATGTTTATTACCACATAGATAAAAGTATGCGTTACATAAATGAAACGTTAGGTATTAATTTAATGCCGTACCAATATACTACTGGCGTAAAAGTTGATCCTTCTGGATTAAGCGGTAGTGATAATTCACATTATTTAGGTGGATCTGGTAGTTTGTCTTTTGGAGAAGGTTGTGTAGATGATGCAGAAGATGCAGATGTGGTTTTACACGAATTAGGTCATGGTTTGCACGATTGGTTAACAAACGGTGGATTATCTCAAGTAAACGGATTAAGTGAAGGTTGTGGAGATTATTGGGCAAACTCTTATAAAAGAAGTTTAGGGCAATGGAATACTACAGACGCGTCTTACTATTATGTTTTTGGTTGGGATGGCCATAATACTTGCTGGAATGGTAGAGTAACTAATTATGGTGCACAATATCCAAGTGGTTTAATTGGTCAAATTCATACAGACGGACAAATGTGGGCAACGACTTTAATGGAAATTTGGGAAGATATAGGTCGTGAAAAAACAGACAAAGCTTTTTTAGAAGGTTTAGCCATGACAAATAGTGGTACAAACCAACAAAATGCTGCAATAGCAGTAAGACAAGCTGCTATAGATATGGGAACAGCTCATGGTTATACTTGTGAAGATATTCAAGCAATAACAAATAGGTTTACAGCTCAAGGTTATAATATGCCAGCTTACAACTGTAATTTAAGTGTAGATGAGTTTAATGTAAATACGGTTGCAATATATCCAAACCCTACAAATGGTTTAATATCTTTTAAAAACCTTACTGGATTACATAATGTGAGTGTAATTAATATGTTAGGACAAAAAGTAATGACAGGCACTATTAATACTACTAATAATGTATTAAATGTTTCAAAATTGTTTACAGGTACTTATTTTATAAAATTAACTGGAGTAGATAAAGTTTTAAAATTTATAAAAAAATAA
- a CDS encoding S8 family peptidase, translating into MKLINKTVLFSVFSAAILSSCGGGAPIISTPIENIDTTPIKEAALTEAEAQNWGHLDLVKDTIPGMSVDKAYAEIIKGNKGQKIIVAVIDSGIDIEHEDLDGVLWTNKGEIAGNGIDDDKNGYVDDIHGWNFLGDAYDEQLEYIRLVASGNTTAPRYDEAKAKYDADYNNALSGKERYEGIYNRVNTAHQTLVKHFNKEDYTSKEVNAITVENAESDLGKAVETAKFMYANGMSSLQAGLKQVKGGVDYFSDQVNFNLNKDFKGRTTGDNPDDFNDKPGYGNANVMPVKKSESHGTHVAGIIAAERNNGLGANGVANNVEIMSIRAVPNGDEYDKDVAKAIRYAVDNGAKVINGSFGKSFSPHADWVRDAIKYASDNNVIFVHAAGNSSEDVDTAPNFPDDNVDYVEVGNTYIRVGALAPSYGTKMVANFSNYGKKNVDVFAPGAKIYSTTPENEYDTKGGTSMAAPAVAGVAALVWSQSPKLTAAQVKQIILDSGLAVNTKVIVGGNGEDIRDFGSLTKSGKMVNAYNALIMAAQLSK; encoded by the coding sequence ATGAAATTAATAAATAAAACTGTATTATTCTCAGTATTTTCTGCTGCTATACTTTCTAGTTGTGGCGGTGGCGCTCCAATTATTTCAACGCCAATTGAAAATATAGATACAACACCAATTAAAGAAGCTGCTTTAACAGAAGCCGAAGCTCAAAATTGGGGACACTTAGATCTAGTAAAAGATACTATTCCAGGTATGAGTGTAGATAAAGCTTACGCTGAAATTATAAAAGGTAACAAAGGACAAAAAATAATAGTAGCAGTTATAGATTCTGGTATTGATATTGAGCACGAAGATTTAGATGGTGTACTTTGGACAAATAAAGGAGAAATTGCAGGAAATGGAATTGATGATGACAAAAATGGATATGTAGACGATATTCATGGATGGAACTTTTTAGGGGATGCATACGATGAGCAATTAGAATACATTCGTTTAGTAGCTAGTGGTAACACAACAGCTCCTAGATACGATGAGGCTAAAGCTAAATACGATGCAGATTATAACAATGCACTTTCAGGAAAGGAACGTTACGAAGGTATTTATAATAGAGTAAATACAGCACACCAAACTTTAGTTAAACATTTTAATAAAGAAGATTATACTTCAAAAGAAGTTAATGCTATTACTGTTGAAAATGCAGAGTCAGATTTAGGTAAAGCTGTAGAAACAGCTAAATTTATGTATGCAAACGGAATGTCTTCTTTACAAGCTGGTTTAAAACAAGTAAAAGGAGGAGTTGATTATTTTTCAGATCAAGTAAATTTTAACCTAAATAAAGATTTTAAAGGAAGAACTACAGGAGATAATCCAGACGATTTTAATGACAAACCAGGTTATGGTAATGCTAATGTAATGCCAGTAAAAAAATCTGAAAGTCATGGAACTCACGTTGCTGGAATTATTGCTGCCGAGCGTAATAATGGTTTAGGAGCAAATGGTGTTGCTAATAATGTTGAAATTATGAGTATTCGTGCAGTACCTAATGGTGATGAGTATGATAAAGATGTTGCAAAAGCAATACGCTATGCTGTAGATAATGGTGCAAAAGTAATTAATGGAAGTTTTGGTAAAAGCTTTTCTCCTCATGCTGATTGGGTAAGAGATGCTATTAAATATGCAAGTGATAATAATGTAATATTTGTTCACGCAGCAGGAAACTCAAGTGAAGATGTAGATACAGCTCCTAACTTTCCAGACGATAATGTAGATTATGTAGAAGTTGGTAACACATACATACGTGTTGGTGCATTAGCGCCTAGCTATGGTACAAAAATGGTAGCTAATTTTTCTAATTATGGTAAGAAAAACGTAGATGTTTTTGCTCCAGGTGCAAAAATATACTCTACTACACCAGAAAACGAGTACGATACTAAAGGTGGTACATCTATGGCTGCTCCTGCAGTTGCTGGCGTTGCTGCATTAGTTTGGTCTCAATCTCCAAAATTAACAGCTGCACAAGTAAAACAAATTATTTTAGATTCTGGATTAGCAGTAAATACTAAGGTAATTGTTGGTGGTAACGGTGAAGATATTAGAGATTTTGGTAGTTTAACTAAATCTGGTAAAATGGTTAATGCTTACAATGCATTAATTATGGCAGCTCAGTTGTCTAAGTAA
- a CDS encoding M1 family metallopeptidase — protein sequence MKKGFFLSVATSLFLMGCGTTKSVSNTASTSQNSPMAVTASSAKSTYWQQHVDYKMEIDMDVNNYQYQGKQTLVYTNNSPDVLNKVFYHLYFNAFQPGSEMDARLQSIKDPDGRMMEEVNGEKVSRISSLKPNEIGYIKVNTLKQNGKNVKHETVGTILEVTLNNPIQPGESVTFNMDFNAQVPVQIRRSGRNNKEGVALSMTQWYPKLSEYDFEGWHAYPYIGREFHGVWGDFDLKLTIDKDYVVGGTGYLQPNPKIKGNKKTLHFKAPNVHDFTWAADPDYIHDTMQVPNGPMLHFYYKKDLPAENLQFWKDLQPKTVEMMQYFSEHIGKYPYEQYSVIQGGDGGMEYAMCTLITGKRKFGSLMGVTAHELAHTWFQFLLATNEGKHEWMDEGFTSYISDHAMDYINKKNADNPAASAYRGYTYLATKEGLEKPQTTHADRYETNTAYGITAYNKGSVFLSQLGYVIGENNLKQTLKQYFNDWAFKHPTPNDFIRVAEKVSGLELEWYLTDWTQTTNTIDYGVKSVNGNTVTLERIGLMPMPIDLEVTYIDGSTEAIYIPLTSMRGEKPTTATTIKDWAWAYPTYTFETKKAVKTVQIDPKNLMADIDKTNNKN from the coding sequence ATGAAAAAAGGTTTTTTTTTAAGTGTTGCAACTTCTTTATTTTTAATGGGTTGTGGCACTACAAAAAGTGTTTCTAACACTGCATCCACATCGCAAAACAGTCCAATGGCTGTAACTGCATCTTCAGCAAAATCTACCTATTGGCAACAACATGTAGACTATAAAATGGAAATTGATATGGATGTTAATAATTACCAATATCAAGGTAAACAAACACTAGTATACACAAATAACTCTCCAGATGTATTAAATAAAGTATTCTACCATTTATACTTTAATGCTTTTCAACCAGGAAGTGAAATGGACGCCAGATTACAATCTATTAAAGATCCAGACGGAAGAATGATGGAAGAAGTAAATGGAGAAAAAGTAAGTAGAATAAGCAGTTTAAAACCTAACGAAATTGGTTACATAAAAGTTAATACTCTTAAACAAAACGGAAAAAATGTAAAACATGAAACCGTTGGAACAATTTTAGAAGTTACACTAAACAATCCAATTCAACCAGGAGAAAGTGTAACATTCAATATGGATTTTAACGCACAAGTACCTGTACAAATTCGTCGTTCTGGTAGAAATAATAAAGAAGGTGTTGCATTATCAATGACGCAATGGTACCCAAAACTATCTGAGTATGATTTTGAAGGTTGGCATGCCTACCCATATATAGGAAGAGAATTTCATGGTGTTTGGGGAGATTTTGATTTAAAATTAACCATAGATAAAGATTATGTTGTTGGTGGTACGGGATACCTTCAGCCAAATCCTAAAATAAAAGGAAACAAAAAAACGCTTCACTTTAAAGCTCCAAATGTTCATGATTTTACTTGGGCAGCAGATCCAGACTATATTCATGATACAATGCAAGTCCCTAATGGACCAATGCTTCATTTTTACTATAAAAAAGATTTACCTGCAGAAAACTTACAATTCTGGAAAGATCTTCAGCCTAAAACAGTAGAAATGATGCAATATTTTAGTGAGCATATTGGTAAATATCCTTACGAGCAATACTCTGTTATTCAAGGTGGTGATGGCGGTATGGAATATGCTATGTGTACTTTAATAACAGGTAAACGTAAATTTGGTAGCTTAATGGGTGTAACCGCGCATGAGTTAGCACATACTTGGTTTCAGTTTTTATTAGCTACTAACGAAGGGAAACACGAATGGATGGACGAAGGTTTTACTAGTTACATAAGTGATCATGCAATGGATTATATAAACAAAAAAAATGCAGATAATCCTGCTGCAAGTGCATATAGAGGTTATACTTATTTAGCAACAAAAGAAGGCTTAGAAAAACCACAAACAACACATGCAGATCGTTACGAAACTAACACTGCTTATGGCATTACAGCTTATAATAAAGGTTCGGTTTTCTTATCTCAATTAGGTTATGTTATTGGAGAAAATAATTTAAAACAAACTTTAAAACAGTATTTTAACGATTGGGCTTTTAAACACCCAACACCAAACGATTTTATTCGCGTTGCCGAAAAAGTTTCTGGTTTAGAATTAGAATGGTATTTAACAGACTGGACACAAACAACTAACACAATAGATTATGGTGTAAAATCTGTAAACGGAAACACTGTAACATTAGAACGTATTGGTTTAATGCCAATGCCTATAGACCTTGAAGTAACTTATATAGATGGAAGTACAGAGGCTATTTACATTCCATTAACCAGTATGCGTGGAGAAAAGCCAACAACGGCTACAACAATAAAAGATTGGGCTTGGGCATACCCAACCTATACTTTTGAAACCAAAAAAGCTGTAAAAACTGTACAAATAGATCCAAAAAATCTAATGGCAGATATAGATAAAACTAACAATAAAAACTAA
- a CDS encoding MBL fold metallo-hydrolase: MKLYPINAGNFKLDGGAMFGVVPKSLWTRTNPADSNNMIDIAARCLLIEDGNRLILIDTGMGNKQSEKFFGYYHLWGNDSIDKSLAKYGFHRDDITDVFMTHLHFDHCGGSIQYNKDRTLLEPAFKNAHFWSNQNHWQWATQPNRREVASFLKENILPMEESGHLKFTKLPENQEDILKKSALGFDIFFANGHTEKQMIPMINYKGKTICFMADLLPTVGHLPIPFVMGYDTRPLLTLDEKEKFLNLAADNNYYLFLEHDAHNELITVQHTDKGVRLKETYTSNDIFNL, translated from the coding sequence ATGAAATTATATCCTATAAACGCAGGTAATTTTAAACTCGATGGTGGTGCAATGTTTGGCGTTGTACCTAAGTCTTTATGGACAAGAACCAATCCTGCAGATTCCAATAACATGATAGATATTGCTGCGCGATGCCTATTAATTGAAGATGGTAATCGTCTAATATTAATAGACACAGGAATGGGCAACAAACAAAGTGAAAAGTTTTTTGGTTACTATCATCTTTGGGGAAACGATTCTATAGATAAATCTTTAGCAAAATATGGATTTCATCGTGATGATATTACAGATGTTTTTATGACTCATCTACATTTTGATCACTGTGGAGGTTCTATACAATACAATAAAGACAGAACACTTTTAGAACCTGCTTTTAAAAATGCACATTTTTGGAGTAATCAAAATCACTGGCAGTGGGCAACACAACCTAATCGCAGAGAAGTCGCATCGTTTTTAAAAGAAAATATTCTACCAATGGAAGAAAGTGGCCATTTAAAGTTTACTAAACTCCCAGAAAATCAAGAAGATATTTTAAAAAAATCGGCATTAGGATTCGATATTTTTTTTGCTAATGGACATACCGAAAAACAAATGATTCCAATGATTAATTACAAAGGAAAAACCATTTGTTTTATGGCAGATTTATTACCAACAGTTGGTCATTTACCAATACCATTTGTAATGGGTTACGATACTAGACCATTACTTACATTAGATGAAAAAGAAAAATTCCTCAATTTAGCCGCAGATAATAATTATTACTTATTTTTGGAGCACGATGCACATAATGAACTTATTACAGTGCAGCATACAGACAAAGGCGTGCGACTAAAAGAAACTTACACAAGCAACGATATTTTTAACCTATAA
- a CDS encoding PorT family protein, protein MMKNIQHILLVVITIGFVTLSYAQNRNYNIKNGIGISGGLTQYNIITDNFNTKQGNGWAAGLTASVILPHKWYGVSYNMQLAENNFSVEGRQSNIFNTTEDIEYKLLTAQLSFLLHIKLIESYVTFDLGPMLQYNADLELKDENQENYLINNFETLTAQDITPISRFNVNGVVGISAGFNHFKLKAHYVYGFLNTLNKLNDETFNEISRTSFKGNQSMLVFTAQVTF, encoded by the coding sequence ATGATGAAAAATATTCAACACATACTATTAGTAGTAATTACTATTGGTTTTGTTACACTTTCTTACGCACAAAATAGAAATTATAACATAAAAAACGGTATTGGTATTTCTGGAGGTTTAACACAATACAATATTATTACAGATAATTTTAATACAAAACAAGGTAATGGTTGGGCAGCTGGATTAACAGCTTCTGTAATATTACCTCACAAATGGTATGGCGTGAGTTATAATATGCAGTTAGCCGAAAATAATTTTAGTGTAGAAGGTAGGCAATCTAATATTTTTAATACTACTGAAGATATAGAATACAAGCTACTTACTGCACAACTTTCTTTTTTATTACATATTAAATTAATTGAAAGCTATGTAACTTTTGATCTTGGACCAATGTTACAATACAATGCAGATTTAGAATTAAAAGATGAAAATCAAGAGAATTATTTAATAAATAATTTTGAAACATTAACCGCACAAGATATTACTCCAATTTCTAGATTTAATGTAAATGGAGTAGTAGGTATAAGTGCAGGATTTAATCACTTTAAATTAAAAGCACATTATGTTTATGGATTTTTAAATACTTTAAATAAATTAAACGATGAAACGTTTAATGAAATTAGTCGTACATCTTTTAAAGGAAACCAATCCATGTTAGTTTTTACTGCACAAGTAACATTTTAA
- a CDS encoding SulP family inorganic anion transporter, whose translation MRPKKNNIKTFFKALPKNIFSGFVVSLIALPLGLGLAMASDAPPIAGVIAAVIGGVLVSILGGSNVTIAGPGNGLVGVLLVAITTLGLESAYAAIICSGILLLILGFLRLGKLADFFPSSAIQGMLAAIGLIILGKQFHIMLAHRIKREDTIEYLLEIPFTINDAVHYDNTGLIYAAIAGIISFIIMIFYSKIRNKYLQLIPAPMWIVILSIAFSYYFELVAHENNPIAIEYMISGIPEFSQIIEQLPTVNFSKITTLPFWSSVLALTLIASIESLLSINAVDKLDPEKRRSNVNRDLKALGLATIGSGFLGGLNVVTVIARSSVNVNNGGSNRSSNFFHATFLIIFIVLFSSQLQRIPLPALMAILVYTGYKLASPENIRKIFKIGKEQLIIFFVTLLVTLKVGLISGIASGVIVTFIIHVAINKSISLFARNLMKPNVLMFQEEGNYYVSVKHFCSFLNFYKLKEKLDAVPETQDVILDFSLCKFVDHTVMENLNNYQEVFKKRGGHFEVLGLDLHDTDSKHPFALRRLLPVPNVIKKSLTRRQTTIEEFALDYKLNYTSIKERETHFLDNFLFFKTKKINYIYNQLSNKNETLNVFDIEFSEGEFIAKEVLRSTMLHIKLEKNIPEFTLDREGFLEKIYAFAGFKDIPIENHTDFSNRFYLLGEDTRAIQNFFTDEITHFFESNPYYHVESNGNNLLIFGRERIASIKEIKALYDFGKRLQKVVS comes from the coding sequence ATGAGACCAAAAAAGAATAACATAAAAACATTTTTTAAAGCATTACCAAAAAATATATTTTCTGGTTTTGTAGTAAGTTTAATTGCTTTGCCTTTAGGTTTAGGTTTAGCAATGGCTAGTGATGCGCCACCAATTGCAGGTGTTATAGCAGCTGTTATTGGTGGTGTTTTGGTCTCTATTTTAGGAGGAAGCAACGTTACAATTGCTGGACCAGGAAATGGTTTAGTTGGTGTACTTTTAGTTGCTATTACAACCTTGGGTTTAGAAAGTGCTTATGCCGCAATAATTTGTTCTGGAATATTACTTTTAATACTAGGTTTTTTGCGATTAGGAAAACTAGCAGATTTCTTTCCTTCTTCTGCAATACAAGGTATGCTAGCTGCAATTGGGCTAATTATTTTAGGAAAACAGTTTCATATCATGCTTGCACATCGCATTAAACGAGAAGATACAATAGAATACTTATTAGAAATTCCTTTTACTATAAACGATGCTGTACATTATGATAATACAGGACTTATTTACGCTGCCATAGCTGGTATTATAAGCTTTATTATAATGATATTTTATTCAAAAATTAGAAATAAATACCTACAACTTATTCCTGCTCCAATGTGGATTGTTATTCTATCTATCGCCTTTAGTTATTATTTTGAGTTGGTAGCACATGAAAACAATCCTATTGCGATAGAGTATATGATTTCTGGAATTCCAGAGTTTTCTCAAATTATAGAACAATTACCTACAGTAAATTTTAGTAAAATTACAACACTGCCATTTTGGTCTAGTGTTTTAGCACTTACTCTAATTGCTAGCATAGAATCGCTTTTAAGTATAAACGCTGTAGATAAATTAGATCCCGAAAAACGTCGTAGTAACGTAAATAGAGATTTAAAAGCACTTGGCCTAGCAACAATTGGAAGTGGATTTTTAGGCGGTTTAAATGTAGTAACTGTAATTGCAAGAAGCTCTGTAAATGTAAATAATGGTGGTAGTAACCGTTCGTCAAACTTTTTTCATGCTACTTTTTTAATCATTTTTATAGTACTGTTTAGTTCGCAATTACAACGTATTCCTTTACCCGCATTAATGGCTATTTTGGTTTACACAGGTTACAAATTAGCATCTCCAGAGAATATTAGAAAAATTTTTAAAATAGGTAAAGAACAGCTTATTATTTTTTTTGTAACCTTACTTGTAACACTTAAAGTTGGTTTAATTTCTGGTATAGCTTCTGGTGTAATTGTTACGTTTATTATTCACGTAGCTATAAATAAGAGTATTTCTCTTTTTGCTAGAAACCTTATGAAACCAAATGTTTTAATGTTTCAAGAAGAAGGTAACTATTACGTAAGCGTAAAACATTTTTGCAGTTTTTTAAATTTTTATAAGCTAAAAGAAAAACTAGATGCTGTTCCAGAAACACAAGATGTAATTTTAGATTTCTCTTTATGTAAGTTTGTTGATCACACAGTAATGGAAAATTTAAATAATTACCAAGAAGTATTTAAAAAACGTGGTGGACATTTTGAAGTTCTAGGTTTAGATTTACACGATACAGACTCTAAACATCCATTTGCATTAAGGCGATTATTACCAGTACCAAATGTTATTAAAAAAAGTTTAACACGCCGCCAGACAACTATAGAAGAATTTGCTCTAGATTATAAACTAAATTATACATCAATAAAAGAAAGAGAAACGCATTTTTTAGACAACTTTTTGTTTTTTAAAACAAAAAAAATAAACTACATCTATAACCAGTTATCAAATAAAAATGAAACGCTAAATGTTTTTGATATAGAATTTTCTGAAGGTGAGTTTATTGCAAAAGAAGTGTTACGCTCTACAATGCTTCATATTAAATTAGAAAAAAACATTCCAGAATTTACATTAGATCGCGAAGGTTTTTTAGAAAAAATATATGCTTTTGCCGGTTTTAAAGATATTCCTATAGAGAATCACACAGATTTTTCTAATCGTTTTTATCTATTAGGTGAAGATACTCGAGCAATTCAAAACTTTTTTACAGATGAAATTACACATTTTTTTGAAAGTAATCCATACTACCATGTAGAATCTAATGGAAATAATTTACTAATATTTGGTCGAGAACGAATAGCAAGTATTAAAGAAATAAAAGCACTTTACGATTTTGGAAAACGCTTGCAAAAAGTGGTTTCTTAA
- the gltX gene encoding glutamate--tRNA ligase encodes MSKQVRVRFAPSPTGPLHIGGVRTALFNYLFAKKHNGTFVLRIEDTDQNRYVEGAEQYIIDALNWCNIPFDEGPGKNEKFGPYRQSERKHLYKDYAEQLIASGNAYYAFDTAQSLDAHRKDHEANGKTFIYNWHNRLKLDNSLALSQEEVQAKLDNSDDYVIRFKSPQDQTLHLKDIIRGDIKIDTNILDDKVLFKSDGMPTYHLANIVDDHLMEISHVIRGEEWLPSLALHMQLYTAFGWDAPEFAHLPLILKPTGKGKLSKRDGDKLGFPVFPLEYTSPNGDVSKGYKEEGYFADAVINFLSFLGWNPGTEQEIFSLQELIEAFDLDRVNKAGARFDPDKTKWFNHHYMQEQNNDELAEAFKNNHEALKDIDVNYIAMVVNLVKERATFVNDFWDLSSFFFVAPESFDEKASKKAFKDETKELMTRLVSIVSNIEDFEVETLQKEIKGWITKNEIGFGKIMMPLRLALVGALKGPDVFDIMYMIGKAETVKRIEKVISVL; translated from the coding sequence ATGTCAAAACAAGTTCGTGTGCGTTTTGCACCAAGTCCAACAGGACCTTTACATATAGGTGGTGTTCGTACTGCCCTATTTAATTATCTATTTGCTAAAAAACATAACGGTACTTTTGTACTTAGAATAGAAGATACAGACCAAAACCGTTATGTTGAAGGTGCAGAACAATATATAATTGATGCCTTGAACTGGTGCAATATTCCTTTTGATGAAGGACCAGGTAAAAACGAAAAATTTGGACCTTATAGACAAAGCGAACGCAAACATTTATATAAAGATTATGCCGAGCAACTTATAGCTTCTGGTAATGCATATTATGCTTTTGATACTGCCCAAAGTTTAGATGCACACCGTAAAGATCACGAAGCTAATGGTAAAACATTTATTTACAACTGGCATAACCGTTTAAAATTAGATAATTCTTTAGCGCTTTCTCAAGAAGAAGTACAAGCAAAATTAGATAATAGTGATGATTATGTTATCCGTTTTAAGTCTCCTCAAGACCAAACATTACATTTAAAAGATATTATTCGTGGAGATATAAAAATTGATACTAATATTTTAGATGATAAAGTATTATTTAAAAGCGATGGTATGCCAACCTACCATTTAGCAAATATTGTAGACGACCATTTAATGGAAATCTCTCACGTTATTCGTGGTGAAGAATGGTTACCATCTTTAGCATTACACATGCAATTATATACTGCTTTTGGTTGGGATGCTCCAGAATTTGCGCATTTACCATTAATTTTAAAACCTACTGGTAAAGGAAAATTAAGTAAACGTGATGGCGATAAATTAGGCTTTCCAGTATTTCCTTTAGAGTACACATCGCCAAATGGTGACGTTTCTAAAGGTTATAAAGAAGAAGGATATTTTGCAGATGCTGTTATTAATTTCCTATCCTTTTTAGGTTGGAATCCTGGTACAGAACAAGAAATTTTTAGTTTACAAGAGCTTATTGAAGCTTTCGATTTAGACCGTGTGAATAAAGCAGGAGCGCGTTTTGATCCAGATAAAACAAAATGGTTTAACCACCATTACATGCAAGAACAAAATAACGATGAGTTAGCCGAAGCTTTTAAAAATAATCATGAGGCTTTAAAAGATATCGATGTTAATTACATTGCTATGGTTGTTAATTTAGTTAAAGAACGAGCAACGTTTGTAAACGACTTTTGGGACTTAAGTAGCTTCTTCTTTGTAGCGCCAGAAAGCTTTGATGAAAAAGCATCTAAAAAAGCTTTTAAAGACGAAACCAAAGAACTTATGACAAGGCTTGTTTCAATTGTATCTAATATTGAAGATTTTGAAGTAGAAACACTTCAAAAAGAAATAAAAGGTTGGATTACTAAAAATGAAATTGGTTTTGGTAAAATAATGATGCCTTTACGTTTAGCTCTTGTTGGAGCTTTAAAAGGGCCAGACGTTTTTGATATTATGTATATGATTGGAAAAGCTGAAACAGTAAAACGTATTGAAAAGGTCATTTCGGTTTTATAA